In the Pseudanabaena sp. PCC 7367 genome, one interval contains:
- a CDS encoding ABC transporter substrate-binding protein — protein sequence MNKRSITKFSTSILALATCISVVACQNQTTPTSDAPATDSTAPATDSSSDGGELKMGVLLPATGDLSAIGAPMVNGIDLLVETVNSCGGVLDQPINLIKEDTRTQPSAGAEAMTKLAQVDQVGAVVGAFGSSISTAAIAVAAPAEVLMISPGSTSPVFTERAQNGDFNGYWYRTAPPDTYQAAALAKLAYEQGHRRVATLVINNDYGVGFEQVFVESFKALGGEIINENNPTRYDPQATTFEAEARGAFGDAPDAVAAVLYPETGAPLLKAAYEQGLLDDVQVLLTDGVQTEDFIAATGQTPDGQMILAGALGTVPGADGDSLAEFSATFKEKKQQNVGAFVAHSYDAAALVALAAQAANSGSGPAIKAKIREVANAPGEEVSDVCAALEMLKAGTEINYQGASGNVDLDEYGDVKGSYDVWSVTSEGKIEVIDKVSVD from the coding sequence ATGAACAAACGCTCCATCACCAAGTTTTCTACCTCGATTCTCGCCTTGGCCACTTGCATTTCAGTCGTGGCTTGCCAGAATCAGACCACACCAACCAGTGATGCCCCCGCCACCGATAGCACCGCACCTGCCACTGATAGTAGTAGTGATGGTGGTGAACTAAAAATGGGTGTGCTGTTGCCCGCAACTGGCGATCTCTCTGCGATCGGTGCGCCGATGGTAAATGGCATCGATCTGCTAGTGGAAACCGTGAATAGCTGCGGTGGTGTGCTGGATCAACCAATCAATCTAATCAAGGAAGATACCCGCACCCAACCCTCGGCCGGCGCAGAAGCCATGACCAAGCTGGCTCAAGTCGATCAAGTCGGTGCTGTGGTTGGTGCCTTTGGCAGCAGTATCTCCACGGCGGCGATCGCGGTGGCAGCGCCAGCAGAAGTGCTGATGATCTCGCCTGGTAGCACCAGCCCCGTATTTACGGAACGCGCCCAAAATGGTGATTTTAATGGCTATTGGTATCGCACTGCCCCGCCCGACACCTATCAGGCCGCAGCGCTGGCTAAACTGGCCTATGAACAAGGACATCGCCGCGTAGCCACCCTGGTGATTAATAACGACTATGGCGTAGGCTTTGAACAGGTATTCGTCGAATCATTCAAGGCTTTAGGTGGCGAGATTATTAACGAAAATAACCCCACCCGCTACGATCCTCAGGCTACTACCTTTGAAGCGGAAGCCAGAGGTGCGTTTGGCGATGCCCCGGATGCGGTTGCCGCTGTGCTCTATCCGGAAACCGGAGCGCCATTGCTAAAGGCTGCCTATGAGCAAGGTTTGTTAGATGATGTGCAAGTGCTGCTTACCGATGGGGTGCAAACCGAAGACTTTATTGCTGCCACTGGTCAAACCCCTGATGGCCAGATGATCTTGGCTGGCGCATTGGGGACAGTGCCGGGAGCTGATGGCGATTCCCTCGCCGAATTTAGTGCCACGTTCAAAGAGAAAAAACAACAGAATGTGGGTGCATTTGTAGCTCATTCCTATGATGCCGCAGCGTTAGTGGCTCTGGCCGCCCAAGCTGCTAATAGTGGTTCTGGCCCTGCGATCAAAGCAAAGATCCGTGAAGTGGCTAATGCTCCTGGTGAAGAAGTAAGTGATGTTTGTGCTGCCCTAGAAATGCTTAAGGCTGGGACAGAGATTAACTACCAGGGGGCAAGCGGCAATGTTGATCTCGATGAATATGGCGATGTTAAGGGCAGTTATGATGTATGGAGTGTTACATCAGAGGGCAAAATAGAAGTGATTGACAAGGTTTCTGTTGATTAG